A stretch of the Ascaphus truei isolate aAscTru1 chromosome 4, aAscTru1.hap1, whole genome shotgun sequence genome encodes the following:
- the LOC142492135 gene encoding uncharacterized protein LOC142492135: MKINTKTFFKKVDSNSFILSTSNHKRSWIDNIPQSQFMRIRRNCSLLSDFESQSVLLFDKFIERGYDRALLTKSLAKVYDMDRESLLIQNKTKIVTEDRNIDNVIKVPFVTEYNSVSRNIQKIIGNSWNILCNDPILGPSLQSTPSFIYRRAKNLKHYLAPSDIGPPIDLQSGTTWLPVKPKGNFSCGRCKACKMLHTDRKKFISNTTKECFTVKDCISCKSTHVVYLLQCPCGYQYIGRTKRYLRIRILEHARNIKLGLEHHSVSRHFKNKHNCDSSLLKYIGIQIVNIGRRGGDRDKMLSKQESLWIYKMQTLSPLGLNEELDVWSLY; encoded by the coding sequence ATGAAAATTAatactaaaactttcttcaagaAAGTGGACTCAAATAGCTTCATATTATCAACAAGCAACCATAAACGGTCCTGGATAGATAACATCCCACAGAGCCAGTTTATGCGTATAAGACGTAACTGCAGTTTATTGTCTGATTTTGAGAGCCAATCGGTGCTCTTATTTGATAAATTCATTGAACGTGGATACGATAGGGCCCTCCTTACTAAATCACTAGCAAAGGTTTATGACATGGACAGAGAGTCGCTTCTGATACAAAATAAGACTAAAATTGTGACAGAGGATAGAAATATTGACAATGTAATTAAAGTCCCCTTTGTCACTGAGTATAACTCAGTCAGTAGAAATATCCAGAAAATTATAGGTAATAGCTGGAATATTCTATGTAATGACCCTATCCTTGGCCCGTCTCTACAGTCCACACCAAGCTTCATCTACCGTAGAGCAAAAAATTTGAAACACTATCTGGCACCCAGTGATATTGGTCCCCCAATTGATTTACAATCGGGGACAACCTGGTTACCTGTAAAACCTAAGGGCAATTTTAGTTGCGGTAGATGTAAAGCTTGCAAAATGCTCCATACTGACCGTAAAAAATTCATTTCAAATACAACAAAGGAATGTTTTACGGTGAAGGACTGCATTTCTTGCAAATCCACACATGTAGTCTATTTGCTTCAATGTCCATGTGGGTACCAATATATTGGACGTACTAAAAGATATTTGAGGATTCGGATACTAGAGCACGCTAGAAACATCAAATTAGGTTTAGAACATCATAGTGTTTctagacattttaaaaataaacataactgTGACTCTAGTCTTTTGAAGTATATTGGTATCCAAATTGTTAACATTGGAAGAcgtgggggagatagagacaaGATGCTTTCAAAACAGGAAAGTCTGTGGATTTATAAAATGCAAACTCTGTCTCCTCTAGGACTTAATGAAGAACTCGATGTTTGGTCCCTTTACTAA